The following coding sequences are from one Methanococcoides orientis window:
- a CDS encoding NosD domain-containing protein, translating into MKKSIRSYILKSSIVLLVLILFLGTASAATITVGESGKDHTTITDAVAAANLGDIILVSDGIYNEVVNVNNPVTIISENGSASTVIQASGNSVFTINADNVTISGFNIAGATNWGEAGIEVSSISYCNISDNLLTGNYYAIYLDSANNNTLTNNTVSSNDYGIYITYSSNYNTLINNTANNNSGTGIFLSSSSNYSTFTNNTANNNSGAGIFLNSASNNNLTNNTANNNFGYGIYLSSSSNNILTNNTFNNNSDIGIILAYASNNTLNNNIMSSNTYNFKVYGVTLGDFLNDIDQTNFVDDKPIYYWVTRSDEEIPSDAGLVCVVNSTNITVRDLELTNGFDGVLFAYTSNSIIQNVTVSENNRGVHIQSSSFNVLDDITVINNKVGLSLNSANNNILTNNTASNNSYDAFSLSSSNNNILTNNTASNNSRYGIYLSSSSTNTLTNNTFSNNSDTGIYLNSKNNYNTLTNNTASNNSRYGIFLSSSSNNTLTNNTFSNNSDTGIYLGGANNNILTNNTFSNNSDTGIYLYFSNNYNTFANNTVSSNDYGINLFFKNNYNNFANNTAIGNNVCDLLSNCENTLLSNYENTVENLMVTHNSSAISLLTDTSEISVVGDETHSIVPADKTNVNGYVDIVHSSGVCLNVTFSYDDSGMSSIREASVELFRLNGTEWVEVPNASLNTSENYVSINLSEFGTFGLFSDPEIPSPSDPSDSSEKRDSSVARRIISEGTTQQLLLDEDGEIMGDTVVKSSDSKATATLFKGTVALSSSGDPLNKVMITMPLSLPADVPKDVTYSGLYYDFEPSGSTFNKDVMITMDFDPKEFESTIPTIYTYTSEDGWVALDTAVDRENGRATAMVCEFSVYALFGTDVEDVNEVIVATPAATDGPAIVTEEEIPVKTDTNSGYLYFIAGLGIVLVLGIFILRNQKDDGGL; encoded by the coding sequence ATGAAAAAAAGTATAAGATCATATATTCTGAAATCCTCTATTGTACTTTTAGTGTTGATCCTATTTCTTGGAACTGCATCAGCTGCAACAATTACGGTTGGAGAAAGTGGCAAAGATCACACTACAATAACTGATGCAGTTGCAGCTGCAAATCTTGGTGACATTATCCTCGTAAGTGATGGAATTTACAATGAAGTCGTAAATGTCAACAACCCTGTAACAATTATCTCGGAGAATGGTTCTGCAAGCACAGTGATTCAAGCATCAGGTAACTCTGTATTTACAATAAATGCCGACAATGTCACTATTAGCGGATTTAATATTGCAGGTGCAACCAATTGGGGCGAAGCTGGCATTGAGGTATCATCAATTTCTTATTGTAATATTTCAGACAACCTTTTGACTGGCAATTATTATGCTATTTATCTTGATTCAGCAAATAACAACACTTTGACCAATAATACTGTCAGTTCCAATGATTACGGTATTTATATTACTTATTCAAGTAATTATAATACTTTGATTAACAATACTGCCAATAATAACTCTGGCACAGGTATTTTTCTTTCTTCTTCAAGTAATTATAGTACTTTTACCAACAATACTGCCAATAACAACTCTGGCGCAGGTATTTTTCTTAATTCTGCAAGTAACAATAATTTGACAAACAATACTGCCAACAACAACTTTGGTTATGGCATTTATCTTTCCTCATCAAGTAATAATATTTTGACCAACAACACGTTCAATAACAACTCTGATATCGGTATTATTCTTGCTTATGCAAGTAATAATACACTAAATAATAATATAATGTCATCAAATACCTATAATTTTAAAGTTTATGGTGTAACTTTAGGAGATTTCCTGAATGATATAGATCAGACGAATTTTGTTGATGATAAACCGATCTATTACTGGGTCACTCGTTCAGATGAGGAAATACCTTCAGATGCAGGACTTGTATGTGTGGTAAACTCCACAAACATCACTGTCAGAGATCTTGAATTGACCAATGGGTTTGATGGTGTTCTGTTTGCATATACCAGTAATTCAATAATACAAAACGTCACAGTATCAGAAAATAATCGTGGTGTACATATTCAATCTTCAAGCTTTAATGTTCTTGATGATATCACTGTCATTAATAACAAAGTCGGTCTTAGTCTTAATTCTGCAAATAATAACATTTTGACCAACAATACTGCCAGTAATAACTCTTATGACGCTTTTTCTCTTTCTTCTTCAAATAATAATATTTTGACCAACAATACTGCCAGTAACAACTCTCGTTACGGCATTTACCTTTCCTCTTCAAGTACTAATACTTTGACCAATAATACTTTCAGTAACAACTCTGATACCGGTATTTATCTGAATTCTAAAAATAACTATAATACTTTAACCAACAATACTGCCAGTAACAACTCTCGTTACGGCATTTTTCTTTCCTCTTCAAGTAATAATACTTTGACCAACAATACTTTCAGTAACAACTCTGATACCGGTATTTATCTTGGTGGTGCAAATAATAACATTTTGACCAACAATACTTTCAGTAACAACTCTGATACCGGTATTTATCTTTATTTTTCAAATAACTATAATACATTTGCTAACAATACCGTCAGTTCCAACGATTACGGAATTAATCTCTTTTTTAAAAATAACTATAATAATTTTGCCAACAATACCGCAATAGGCAACAATGTTTGCGATTTACTGTCAAATTGTGAAAACACTTTACTGTCAAATTATGAAAACACAGTAGAAAATCTTATGGTAACACATAATTCATCAGCTATATCACTGTTAACTGATACAAGTGAGATTTCAGTAGTTGGGGATGAAACTCATTCCATAGTTCCAGCTGATAAAACTAATGTCAATGGATATGTTGATATTGTCCATTCGTCCGGAGTGTGTTTAAACGTTACATTCTCTTATGATGATTCGGGAATGAGCAGCATCCGGGAAGCTTCCGTCGAATTGTTCCGTTTGAATGGTACCGAATGGGTGGAAGTTCCAAATGCTTCATTAAACACAAGCGAGAACTATGTTTCTATAAATCTCTCTGAATTCGGAACATTCGGTCTCTTTTCTGATCCGGAAATTCCCAGCCCTTCAGATCCGTCTGATTCATCTGAAAAACGTGACAGTTCTGTGGCCAGAAGAATTATTTCAGAAGGAACAACCCAACAGTTGCTTTTAGATGAGGATGGAGAAATAATGGGCGATACCGTTGTAAAATCATCAGATTCAAAAGCAACAGCTACCCTTTTTAAGGGAACTGTAGCTCTTTCTTCTTCCGGAGATCCTCTGAATAAAGTTATGATCACCATGCCGTTATCCCTGCCGGCAGATGTTCCTAAAGATGTGACCTACTCCGGTCTTTACTACGACTTCGAACCCTCAGGATCCACTTTCAACAAGGACGTTATGATCACCATGGATTTCGATCCGAAAGAATTTGAAAGTACAATTCCGACGATCTACACCTACACATCCGAAGACGGATGGGTTGCACTGGACACGGCGGTTGATAGGGAAAATGGCAGGGCGACAGCGATGGTGTGTGAGTTTTCAGTCTATGCACTGTTTGGAACCGACGTTGAAGATGTGAATGAGGTCATTGTGGCTACGCCAGCAGCAACTGATGGACCAGCCATTGTTACGGAGGAAGAAATACCGGTCAAGACTGACACTAATTCCGGCTACCTCTATTTTATTGCTGGTCTTGGAATCGTTCTGGTGCTTGGAATATTTATTCTAAGAAATCAGAAGGACGATGGAGGGCTTTAA
- the metX gene encoding homoserine O-acetyltransferase MetX, whose product MSERSVGIVGTNYHTIKGEFLLEGRQTLKDIRVAYETYGNLNKDKSNAILVCHALTGDAHAAGRHSPDDRKPGWWEDVIGPGKALDTDRYFVICSNVLGGCMGTTGPASLNPDTGKPYGITFPVITIGDMVNVQKKLVEDLGIKVLLAVVGGSMGGMQTLQWTVAYPDLVRKAVVIASTAVSSPQQIAFNEVGRNAIVSDPDWDEGNYYSGKAPVHGLATARMIAHITYLSDDSMHDKFGRKLQQGENYKFDMSHDFQVESYLKYQGETFTERFDANSYLYVTKAVDYFDLSKNGSLAEGLKDIKAKMLLISITSDWLYPPYQSKKVVEALLFNDHDVSYREIDSSYGHDAFLLESGHINYVVHNFLTHTSVGDVMTEEVATIKEGVSIETAAKVMFEEGLTHLPVVNEKGCLAGIVTSWDISKAVALKSCNLDDIMTKEVLVAMPEEPIVAGAKRMERHSISALPVVDEKKRLVGIIDSEDINRLIG is encoded by the coding sequence GTGAGTGAAAGGTCCGTAGGTATTGTTGGAACAAATTATCATACAATTAAAGGTGAATTCCTTTTAGAAGGCAGGCAGACCCTGAAGGATATCAGGGTCGCCTACGAGACCTATGGTAACCTGAACAAGGACAAGAGTAATGCAATTCTTGTCTGCCATGCCCTTACAGGTGATGCACATGCTGCAGGCAGACATAGTCCCGATGACCGCAAGCCCGGCTGGTGGGAAGATGTCATCGGTCCGGGGAAGGCACTCGATACTGACAGGTATTTCGTGATCTGTTCAAATGTACTGGGTGGCTGCATGGGCACTACAGGTCCTGCATCACTGAATCCTGATACGGGCAAACCGTATGGCATCACTTTTCCGGTGATAACTATCGGAGATATGGTGAACGTACAGAAAAAGCTGGTCGAAGATCTCGGGATCAAGGTCCTCCTTGCTGTAGTAGGCGGTTCCATGGGTGGTATGCAGACCCTCCAGTGGACAGTTGCTTACCCGGATCTTGTAAGGAAAGCGGTCGTCATCGCATCCACCGCAGTTTCATCACCTCAGCAAATAGCATTCAATGAAGTTGGCAGGAATGCCATCGTTTCCGATCCTGACTGGGATGAAGGTAACTATTATTCCGGAAAGGCCCCTGTGCATGGATTAGCCACAGCCAGGATGATAGCTCATATCACATACCTTAGCGATGACTCGATGCACGATAAATTCGGCAGGAAGCTTCAGCAAGGGGAGAATTATAAATTCGACATGTCACATGATTTTCAGGTCGAGAGCTACCTGAAATACCAGGGAGAAACATTTACTGAAAGATTTGATGCTAATTCCTATCTCTACGTGACAAAAGCAGTGGATTATTTTGATCTTTCAAAGAACGGTTCGCTTGCAGAAGGTCTGAAGGACATCAAAGCAAAGATGCTCCTTATCTCAATTACGTCGGACTGGCTATATCCTCCATACCAGTCAAAGAAGGTAGTGGAGGCCCTCCTGTTCAATGACCATGATGTAAGCTACAGGGAGATCGACTCCAGCTATGGCCACGATGCTTTCCTTCTCGAGAGCGGTCACATCAATTATGTGGTCCACAATTTCCTGACACACACATCCGTTGGCGATGTCATGACCGAAGAGGTTGCCACCATCAAAGAAGGTGTGAGCATAGAAACGGCTGCAAAGGTCATGTTCGAGGAAGGACTTACACATCTGCCGGTGGTCAATGAGAAAGGCTGTCTCGCAGGTATCGTTACGTCCTGGGATATCTCAAAGGCTGTTGCACTTAAAAGCTGTAATCTGGACGATATCATGACAAAAGAGGTACTTGTGGCAATGCCTGAGGAGCCCATAGTTGCCGGTGCAAAACGCATGGAAAGGCATAGCATTTCCGCTTTGCCTGTGGTCGATGAGAAGAAAAGGCTCGTGGGAATTATCGATAGCGAGGATATCAACCGGTTGATCGGCTGA
- a CDS encoding O-acetylhomoserine aminocarboxypropyltransferase/cysteine synthase family protein yields the protein MTEKNYGLDTISLHAGHQPDPTGSRAVPIYQTAAYLFKDADHAANLFALKEFGNIYTRLMNPTTGVLEERVAAIEGGTGALGVASGMAAISLTVLAVTRLGDEIVSANNLYGGTYQLFNHTLPKFGRKVNFVDSTKPEEFEKAITDKTRAIYVEIIGNPKLDVPDLEKIAKIAHDAGVPLIVDNTVGVGIAKPIEYGADIVVLSATKFLGGHGTSIGGIIVDSGNFKWDNGKFPEFTEPDPSYHGLKFWESFGDIPGMGNLAFILRVRTQHLRDLGPAMSPFNAFQFIQGVETLPLRVQRHGENALKVAKHLASHPLVEWVNYPGLEDHPSHELAGKYLNGSYGAILGFGVKGGLEAGRKFIENVELLSHLANIGDAKTLVVHPASTTHQQLTKEEREQTGVTDDFIRMSVGLENAEDIIADIDQALERSQK from the coding sequence ATGACTGAAAAGAATTACGGATTGGACACAATATCATTACACGCAGGACATCAGCCTGACCCCACAGGGTCACGTGCTGTTCCTATCTATCAGACCGCTGCCTATCTCTTCAAAGATGCAGACCACGCAGCGAACCTTTTCGCACTGAAGGAATTCGGCAACATCTACACTCGTCTGATGAACCCGACAACCGGTGTTCTGGAAGAAAGAGTGGCTGCCATCGAAGGCGGTACAGGTGCACTTGGTGTAGCTTCAGGAATGGCTGCCATTTCCTTAACAGTTCTAGCTGTCACAAGACTTGGTGACGAGATCGTCTCTGCCAACAATCTCTATGGTGGTACATACCAGCTCTTCAACCACACCCTCCCGAAATTCGGCAGGAAAGTGAACTTTGTGGACTCCACGAAACCGGAAGAGTTCGAGAAGGCGATCACCGACAAGACACGTGCCATCTATGTAGAGATAATTGGAAATCCAAAACTTGATGTTCCAGACCTCGAAAAGATCGCGAAGATCGCTCACGATGCAGGCGTTCCTCTAATTGTGGACAACACAGTGGGCGTAGGAATTGCAAAGCCAATAGAGTATGGTGCAGACATTGTAGTGTTATCCGCAACCAAGTTCCTCGGAGGTCACGGTACTTCCATAGGCGGTATAATCGTGGATTCCGGAAACTTCAAATGGGACAACGGAAAGTTCCCTGAGTTCACAGAACCCGACCCAAGCTATCATGGCCTTAAGTTCTGGGAATCCTTCGGAGATATTCCGGGAATGGGAAATCTTGCTTTCATACTCAGGGTACGTACACAACATCTGCGTGACCTTGGACCGGCAATGAGCCCGTTCAATGCATTCCAGTTCATACAGGGTGTGGAAACACTTCCTTTGAGGGTACAGAGACACGGTGAGAATGCACTAAAGGTAGCAAAGCACCTTGCATCCCATCCACTGGTCGAATGGGTGAACTACCCTGGCCTTGAGGATCATCCATCCCATGAACTTGCAGGCAAATACCTGAACGGAAGCTATGGTGCTATTCTTGGATTCGGCGTCAAGGGCGGACTGGAAGCTGGCAGGAAGTTCATCGAGAACGTGGAACTGCTCTCCCACCTTGCTAACATAGGTGATGCAAAGACGCTCGTCGTCCACCCGGCATCCACAACACACCAGCAGCTCACAAAGGAAGAGCGTGAGCAGACCGGTGTAACCGATGATTTCATAAGGATGTCTGTAGGTCTTGAGAATGCAGAAGATATTATTGCTGACATAGATCAGGCTTTAGAGAGGTCACAGAAGTGA
- the pscS gene encoding O-phospho-L-seryl-tRNA:Cys-tRNA synthase: protein MDEQINKKYLANKIFETQFALEDLRQIVRQALPTGMSDEQSARFSEIVSGLGGLIEEIGAKDGQTQPVSIVGDLMCRTREEEFINIQPIQAGGRLTPEARKAVIAYGDGYSTCDNCRKPFRLDKIEKPSIAEFHTDLAEFVGMDQARVVPGARRGFQAVASTLVEKGDTVVVSAFAHYTEFLAVEGAGGVVKEAPVNEEKILTAESVAHKIDEVRKETGKLPSLIMIDHFDYLFCNEHDIYGIGKVAQEYGIPFLYNGAYTVGIMPVDGKKIGADFVVGSGHKSMASVAPSGVLATTEEWSDKIFRTTQMVGDVTGRKFGIKEVEFLGCTLMGAPLLSMMASFPYVKERTKHWDEEVKKSNYFLNEFLRIEGNEVLSEFPRKHALSKVDTTNSFDKVAKTHKRRGYFFSDELKKRGIAGEFPGATRSWKLSTYGLSWDQIHYLSDAFLEIAEKYELNIN, encoded by the coding sequence ATGGATGAACAAATCAATAAAAAATATCTCGCCAACAAAATATTTGAAACCCAGTTCGCACTGGAGGATCTCAGGCAAATAGTAAGGCAGGCTTTACCTACGGGTATGAGCGATGAGCAGTCTGCACGCTTTTCTGAGATCGTGTCGGGTCTTGGCGGCCTTATCGAGGAGATAGGCGCAAAAGACGGCCAAACACAACCTGTCAGTATTGTGGGCGACCTTATGTGCCGAACAAGGGAAGAGGAGTTCATAAACATACAGCCCATTCAGGCCGGTGGAAGACTTACCCCTGAAGCCCGCAAAGCTGTCATAGCTTATGGGGATGGTTACTCAACCTGTGACAACTGCCGAAAGCCCTTCAGGCTCGATAAGATCGAAAAGCCTTCGATCGCAGAATTCCACACAGATCTCGCGGAGTTCGTTGGAATGGATCAGGCACGAGTGGTCCCGGGTGCCAGAAGAGGTTTCCAGGCCGTTGCATCGACTCTTGTTGAAAAGGGTGACACGGTGGTCGTATCTGCATTTGCACATTATACGGAATTCCTCGCTGTGGAAGGTGCCGGTGGAGTTGTAAAAGAAGCTCCTGTGAACGAGGAGAAAATACTCACAGCCGAGTCTGTGGCACACAAGATCGATGAGGTCAGGAAAGAAACTGGTAAATTACCTTCTCTTATCATGATCGACCATTTCGACTATCTGTTCTGTAATGAGCACGATATCTATGGTATCGGTAAAGTGGCACAGGAATATGGGATCCCATTCCTGTACAACGGGGCATATACAGTAGGTATCATGCCTGTTGATGGAAAGAAGATCGGTGCGGACTTCGTAGTCGGTTCCGGACACAAGAGCATGGCATCAGTTGCTCCTTCAGGAGTACTGGCAACCACGGAAGAATGGTCTGACAAGATATTCAGGACCACACAGATGGTTGGGGATGTCACCGGAAGGAAGTTTGGTATCAAGGAGGTCGAGTTCCTTGGGTGCACACTGATGGGAGCTCCATTGCTATCAATGATGGCATCGTTCCCATACGTGAAAGAAAGGACAAAGCACTGGGATGAGGAAGTCAAGAAATCCAACTATTTCCTCAACGAATTCCTGAGGATAGAAGGAAATGAAGTGCTGAGCGAGTTCCCGAGAAAGCATGCTCTTTCCAAGGTGGATACCACCAACAGCTTCGATAAGGTAGCAAAGACACACAAACGCAGGGGCTACTTCTTCAGTGACGAACTGAAGAAACGCGGTATAGCAGGTGAATTCCCCGGTGCTACAAGAAGCTGGAAGCTGAGCACATACGGACTCTCATGGGACCAGATACACTATCTCTCGGATGCATTCCTTGAGATCGCTGAAAAATACGAACTTAACATTAACTGA